In one Agelaius phoeniceus isolate bAgePho1 chromosome 21, bAgePho1.hap1, whole genome shotgun sequence genomic region, the following are encoded:
- the PTGES gene encoding prostaglandin E synthase: MMENKVFLSFTFYSTILILKMYVIAIITGQVRLRKKAFANPEDALRNGGLQFYRQDPDVERCLRAHRNDMENIFPFLFLGAVYSLLDPSPTVARIHFLIFCVGRIVHTIAYLLQLRAPTRSVAYSVAQLPCFSMALQILLATTPYW, translated from the exons ATGATGGAAAATAAAGTGTTCCTGTCATTCACGTTCTACAGCACgattctgattttaaaaatgtatgtcATTGCCATCATTACGGGACAAGTGAGACTCAGAAAGAAG GCATTTGCAAACCCAGAGGATGCCCTGCGCAATGGGGGGCTGCAGTTCTACCGCCAGGACCCTGACGTGGAGCGGTGCCTCAG GGCCCACCGCAATGACATGGAGAACAtctttcccttcctcttcctcggAGCCGTCTACTCCCTGCTGGATCCCAGTCCCACAGTGGCCAGGATCCACTTCCTCATCTTCTGTGTGGGACGGATCGTGCACACCATTGCctacctgctgcagctgagggcacCCACCCGCTCCGTGGCCTACAGCGTGGCCCAGCTGCCCTGCTTCTCCATGGCCCTGCAGATCCTGCTGGCCACCACCCCGTACTGGTAA